In Deltaproteobacteria bacterium, a single genomic region encodes these proteins:
- a CDS encoding efflux RND transporter periplasmic adaptor subunit produces the protein MKYPSMIFLAAITFNMSCRQQDSNPAIAATFTPANKTKASESETAKTTNDAPAIIDKASLPEQKNEQDSTDFELPGVAAAIRSTRLSMKTGGILDSIKTREGTWVKTGQPLCSLNTIDLRLRVEGAEVTFKQAQAGVQNAEQDLKRASELFKGGAATDQSIEKAELGLIMAKLQAQAAEVALKAARQSLYDATLRAPFSGIVTKLFAEEGMMITTMPPTAILQLVDTSTLEVLVHIPERMVQQIKVDQKVLVQLPAIKIERHAKVDRIPEVVDPETRSLSAYIHVDNKDRLIPANLYARVRFLGLHTEATSNSESMASGVH, from the coding sequence ATGAAGTATCCATCAATGATTTTTTTAGCCGCAATCACATTCAATATGTCTTGCCGTCAACAAGATAGTAACCCTGCTATTGCTGCAACGTTCACGCCTGCGAATAAAACAAAAGCATCTGAATCTGAAACAGCTAAAACCACAAATGATGCTCCTGCGATTATTGATAAAGCATCACTGCCAGAACAAAAAAATGAGCAAGATTCTACAGATTTCGAGTTACCTGGTGTCGCTGCGGCAATCCGTAGTACGCGCCTTTCTATGAAAACTGGTGGTATATTAGACTCAATCAAAACACGTGAGGGTACATGGGTAAAGACTGGTCAACCATTGTGCTCTTTAAATACTATTGATCTTCGTCTTCGTGTAGAAGGTGCTGAAGTAACATTTAAACAAGCCCAAGCTGGAGTACAGAACGCTGAACAAGATCTAAAACGTGCTAGTGAGTTATTTAAAGGGGGCGCCGCTACTGACCAATCAATAGAAAAAGCTGAATTAGGTTTGATAATGGCAAAACTACAAGCACAAGCAGCCGAAGTTGCACTTAAAGCAGCACGGCAGTCATTATACGATGCTACATTACGAGCTCCTTTTTCAGGAATAGTAACTAAATTATTTGCAGAAGAGGGTATGATGATTACCACCATGCCTCCAACCGCAATTTTGCAATTAGTTGACACTAGCACCCTCGAAGTTTTGGTGCATATTCCTGAAAGAATGGTGCAACAGATTAAGGTAGATCAGAAAGTACTAGTGCAATTGCCAGCAATTAAAATCGAGCGTCATGCAAAAGTCGATCGCATACCCGAAGTAGTTGATCCTGAAACGAGATCGCTATCAGCATATATACATGTCGACAACAAAGACCGCTTAATTCCTGCCAATCTTTATGCAAGAGTACGCTTTTTAGGACTGCATACTGAAGCCACATCCAATTCAGAATCTATGGCTTCAGGAGTACATTAA
- the fabZ gene encoding 3-hydroxyacyl-ACP dehydratase FabZ: MDSNLPLAKLILPHQEPFLFIDEVLICKEDYVVAVRTFRIEEDFFAGHFPGRPIVPGVLLIEGMAQTFAYWGLRNKRSKAVYLTGIDRARFRKPVLPGDQVQFEVHVESSHMGLVSASAKAKVNSSRVAEACLTGRFEQIQN; the protein is encoded by the coding sequence ATGGATTCAAATTTGCCATTAGCAAAATTAATTTTGCCACATCAAGAACCTTTTCTTTTTATTGATGAAGTTTTGATCTGTAAAGAAGATTATGTTGTTGCAGTACGTACTTTTCGTATTGAAGAAGATTTTTTTGCTGGACATTTTCCAGGACGACCGATTGTGCCAGGAGTATTGTTAATAGAAGGTATGGCGCAAACATTTGCTTATTGGGGGCTTCGTAATAAACGTTCAAAGGCGGTATATTTAACTGGAATAGATCGAGCCCGTTTTCGCAAGCCAGTACTTCCTGGTGATCAAGTGCAATTTGAAGTTCATGTTGAAAGTTCTCACATGGGCTTAGTGAGCGCTAGTGCAAAAGCCAAGGTGAATAGTTCTCGTGTTGCAGAGGCATGCCTAACTGGTAGGTTTGAACAAATACAGAACTAA
- the fabG gene encoding 3-oxoacyl-ACP reductase FabG, which translates to MPLALVTGASRGIGRAIAIDLARAGFDLIITYQNRRDTALSVQNEINELNRKAYVTKLDISAGTETEKTVEALITEHGCPYALINNAGLTRDVPFAIMSRASWSEVIDANLGGFYSVTRPVLRHMMRRKSGHIVNLTSVSGERGNAGQVNYAASKAGIIGATKALALEVASRGITVNAVSPGLIETEMTRDLPLDKLVKQIPMRRLGSPEEVAKVVTFLCSPAASYVTGQVIAVNGGLYT; encoded by the coding sequence ATGCCACTGGCGCTAGTAACTGGGGCAAGCAGAGGTATTGGACGTGCAATTGCGATTGATTTGGCTCGCGCGGGATTTGATCTAATTATTACTTATCAAAATCGTCGAGATACGGCTCTATCAGTACAAAACGAAATAAATGAACTAAATAGAAAAGCATATGTTACTAAACTTGATATTTCAGCAGGTACCGAAACTGAAAAAACTGTTGAAGCCTTGATTACAGAACATGGTTGTCCTTATGCTCTAATCAACAATGCAGGTTTAACGCGAGATGTTCCATTTGCAATTATGAGCAGAGCAAGTTGGTCTGAAGTAATTGATGCTAATTTAGGTGGTTTTTATTCAGTAACTCGTCCAGTATTACGACATATGATGCGTAGAAAGTCTGGGCATATTGTTAATCTTACTTCTGTATCTGGTGAACGTGGGAACGCTGGCCAAGTTAATTATGCTGCAAGTAAGGCTGGAATTATTGGTGCCACCAAAGCTTTGGCTCTTGAAGTTGCTTCACGAGGTATTACCGTTAATGCGGTTTCTCCTGGTCTAATTGAAACTGAAATGACTCGTGATTTACCCCTTGATAAACTTGTGAAACAGATCCCGATGAGGCGTCTTGGTTCTCCTGAAGAAGTTGCGAAAGTTGTAACTTTTTTATGTTCCCCTGCAGCATCATATGTAACTGGACAAGTAATTGCTGTTAATGGAGGACTATATACTTAA
- a CDS encoding TolC family protein translates to MSSILVFSLLFFPICASENAEVLTYEQALIEAKSKNLNLKAAQAKLEQANEISRKAWAAYLPTITASAAYTINKEEQFTTMPTGYWIRTLPTGATNPNGPNNDADIPGTPSNDILFPNGAATTVLQPKKQLVGQIALTQALIVPPLLAAIKSSYASEKVAKLNVNNMQQEVLFSVAQLYYNAVGLKQALAAQQRLLVATLAHEKDAATRVKAGTMPRIALIRAEIDRARAEQDVQRAENALVSAKIALATMIQRQGNFEVVEPNDPEVKIETNNLEKSALENRLDVLAAKAGENLASIAQKSAWLQYLPSIIGSASYQYANFGGTIFDTNPNADDSTKSWAITISASWTLWDGGLRECTMRESEAYLVESRATARAAEQQAIDDVRRSLLDLESARANTKKASEQLTLARENMHLVEVNYKSGVATQLDVTDATTQLTTAELGAIGERLNAQLATLRLLKAAGLFQP, encoded by the coding sequence ATGAGTTCAATATTGGTATTTAGTTTATTATTTTTTCCAATTTGTGCATCTGAAAATGCCGAAGTACTTACGTACGAGCAAGCACTTATTGAAGCAAAAAGTAAAAATTTAAATCTTAAAGCTGCTCAAGCAAAGCTTGAACAAGCAAATGAAATTTCACGTAAAGCATGGGCAGCTTACTTACCTACTATAACTGCAAGTGCTGCGTATACTATAAATAAAGAAGAGCAATTTACTACAATGCCTACCGGCTATTGGATTCGCACATTACCTACAGGTGCCACTAATCCTAATGGGCCAAATAATGATGCTGATATTCCAGGTACTCCAAGTAATGATATATTATTCCCAAATGGAGCTGCGACTACAGTACTGCAACCTAAAAAACAGCTTGTTGGACAAATTGCGCTTACTCAAGCGTTAATTGTTCCGCCATTACTTGCGGCAATTAAGTCATCATATGCCTCTGAAAAAGTTGCCAAACTTAATGTAAACAATATGCAACAAGAAGTTTTATTCTCTGTTGCACAACTTTATTACAATGCAGTTGGTTTAAAGCAAGCACTCGCTGCCCAGCAACGTTTACTCGTGGCAACTTTAGCTCATGAAAAAGATGCAGCAACTCGTGTTAAAGCTGGAACTATGCCACGTATCGCTTTAATTCGAGCTGAAATAGATCGAGCCCGGGCTGAACAGGATGTACAGCGTGCTGAAAACGCACTCGTTTCAGCAAAGATTGCCTTAGCTACAATGATTCAACGCCAAGGAAATTTTGAAGTTGTTGAGCCAAATGATCCCGAAGTTAAAATCGAAACGAATAATCTTGAAAAGTCTGCGTTAGAAAATCGCCTTGATGTTTTAGCTGCTAAGGCTGGTGAAAATTTAGCCAGCATAGCACAAAAAAGTGCATGGCTACAGTATTTACCAAGTATTATTGGTAGTGCTTCGTATCAATACGCTAACTTTGGTGGGACCATATTTGATACTAATCCTAACGCTGATGATAGCACCAAAAGTTGGGCGATTACTATTAGCGCATCCTGGACGTTATGGGATGGTGGTTTGCGTGAATGTACAATGCGTGAGAGTGAAGCTTATCTTGTTGAATCTAGAGCAACAGCACGTGCCGCTGAACAACAAGCTATTGATGATGTTCGCCGTAGTCTATTAGATTTAGAAAGTGCCCGTGCAAATACCAAAAAGGCAAGTGAACAACTCACTTTGGCACGCGAAAATATGCATTTGGTTGAGGTAAATTACAAAAGCGGTGTGGCTACTCAGCTTGATGTAACTGATGCCACCACACAGTTAACTACCGCAGAATTAGGTGCTATTGGTGAGCGACTTAATGCGCAACTGGCTACTTTGCGATTATTAAAAGCGGCGGGACTATTCCAACCTTAA
- a CDS encoding efflux RND transporter permease subunit, whose product MRISEVSIRRPVFTVIMSVVLLLFGLLSYFRLGVDQMPKVEAPFASISVEYPGADPEVVENRVIKPIEDSVATISGLKKISATAVESYGLVMVEFELSVKADRAIQDVRDKVAKIQSDLPSDAEQPVIEKIEIGAAPVVALVLTAPAKDSMARITYVADQIVKPQIQRLNGVGTVNIIGKQTREIHVIVDPERLRVYNLTLNDVQNTLSYGNLDVPGGRITSKNIEYLVKTHGEATRLDQIKNLVVASPQGAPIKISDIAQVTDSTEEARTIAAYDKSRALSLLVLKQSDANTVAVSDSIIDAVTNKEIDLPNGYKLQVAQNSSTFTKNSIHAVRDDLILGALLAIAVILFFLRDGRATFISALALPTSVIATFAFMRAMNFTLNNLTMLALSLSIGMLIDDAIVVIENIYRHIEAGKSPFYAAKDGVGEIGLAVFATTLSIVAVFVPVAFTEGMVGRFFYEFGITVAFAVLVSLFVSFTLTPMAAARLLKHHNPGKLAKRIGAILDEIDRIYRRTISWVLNHSIKTIATGVMALIAALLLSRYIPIEFQSNMDTSEIDVAFYMPEGTSIDATFARGEAIASLIKHSIPEALHELITVGAGRSQKVNEGKVFVKLVNSRERQRSQLEISADIRKKLAKEFPQELTAVSRAAQAGSAGGEMFSRPLNIQLRGEDMQELRKASQNLMNSLNNIKGFVDLTASDRGTRPQLGFTLKRDKIADAGLAPVQVAMAIRTAINGTKVSQFRDGSDRYNVVVKAPDRYRHDCSAVQSIPLRTPMGGIIEIGELVEPAYEEAPSQIERENRIRQVTILGNLDNIVLGDAQNIVSDIVKKVIPSSVKLSFGGQGELMKETFISLTSALLLGVLLIYLVLSAQFESFLHPITIMMSLPLSLVGALSAILLTGQSMNIMTFIGLIMLMGLVTKNAILLVDRANQKRSDGASIREALIEAGVTRLRPILMTTAAMIFGMLPVAIGLGEGSELRSPMGIAVIGGLITSTLLTLLVVPVVYSALESIKRKLFKRSELKFEDMAA is encoded by the coding sequence ATGAGAATCTCAGAAGTATCTATACGAAGGCCTGTGTTTACCGTCATTATGTCGGTGGTATTACTTTTATTTGGCTTGTTATCATATTTTCGTCTCGGTGTTGATCAGATGCCGAAAGTTGAAGCCCCTTTTGCTTCAATTTCTGTTGAGTATCCTGGTGCAGATCCTGAAGTCGTAGAAAATCGTGTTATTAAACCCATTGAAGATTCCGTAGCTACGATATCAGGTTTAAAAAAGATTTCTGCAACCGCGGTTGAAAGCTATGGCTTGGTAATGGTTGAATTTGAATTATCAGTTAAAGCCGACCGTGCTATTCAAGATGTTCGAGACAAAGTTGCTAAGATACAAAGTGATTTACCTTCTGATGCCGAACAACCGGTAATTGAAAAAATTGAAATTGGTGCTGCACCTGTTGTGGCGCTTGTTCTTACAGCTCCTGCTAAAGATTCTATGGCTCGTATTACTTATGTAGCTGACCAAATTGTTAAACCACAAATTCAGCGGTTAAATGGTGTCGGAACAGTTAATATAATTGGCAAACAAACACGCGAGATTCATGTAATTGTTGATCCTGAACGACTTCGCGTTTACAATTTAACCTTAAACGATGTGCAAAACACTTTATCGTATGGCAATCTAGATGTTCCAGGCGGTCGCATTACCAGTAAAAATATTGAATATCTAGTTAAAACCCATGGCGAAGCAACTCGTCTTGATCAAATTAAGAACCTTGTTGTTGCTAGTCCACAAGGCGCTCCAATAAAAATTTCGGATATCGCTCAGGTAACGGATAGCACCGAAGAAGCTCGTACGATTGCAGCTTATGATAAAAGCCGCGCTTTGTCTCTATTAGTATTAAAACAATCAGACGCTAATACGGTTGCAGTATCAGATTCTATTATTGACGCAGTAACAAATAAAGAGATTGATCTGCCCAATGGCTATAAGCTGCAAGTGGCGCAGAACAGCTCAACTTTCACTAAAAACTCTATTCATGCTGTACGTGATGATCTTATACTTGGTGCGTTACTTGCTATAGCGGTTATATTGTTTTTCTTGCGCGATGGCCGTGCTACTTTTATTTCTGCACTAGCATTGCCAACAAGCGTAATTGCAACTTTTGCCTTTATGCGGGCAATGAATTTTACCCTTAATAATTTGACTATGTTGGCGCTATCTTTATCAATCGGTATGTTAATTGATGACGCCATTGTTGTTATTGAAAATATTTATCGTCACATTGAAGCAGGCAAGTCACCATTTTATGCGGCCAAAGATGGTGTAGGGGAGATAGGTTTAGCAGTTTTTGCTACTACTCTATCTATTGTCGCTGTGTTTGTGCCTGTCGCATTTACTGAAGGTATGGTAGGTCGTTTTTTCTATGAATTCGGTATCACCGTAGCTTTTGCAGTGCTGGTTTCATTATTTGTGTCATTTACTTTAACGCCTATGGCTGCTGCACGTTTATTAAAACATCATAATCCTGGAAAATTAGCTAAAAGGATAGGTGCAATCCTCGATGAGATCGATCGAATATATCGACGCACAATTTCTTGGGTTTTAAATCATAGTATTAAAACTATTGCTACCGGCGTCATGGCATTAATTGCGGCTTTATTGCTATCTCGATATATACCAATAGAATTTCAGTCCAATATGGATACCAGCGAAATCGATGTCGCTTTTTATATGCCAGAGGGCACTAGTATTGATGCAACATTCGCACGCGGCGAAGCTATAGCGAGTTTGATTAAGCATAGTATCCCTGAAGCTTTACATGAATTAATCACGGTTGGTGCTGGCAGAAGCCAAAAGGTTAACGAAGGCAAAGTATTTGTTAAACTCGTAAATTCTCGAGAACGACAACGTTCACAACTTGAAATATCAGCTGATATCCGCAAAAAACTGGCGAAAGAATTTCCGCAAGAACTCACGGCCGTTTCACGAGCAGCACAAGCTGGCTCTGCCGGAGGAGAAATGTTTTCGCGTCCATTAAACATTCAATTGCGTGGTGAGGATATGCAAGAACTGCGCAAAGCTTCTCAGAATTTAATGAACAGCTTAAATAACATCAAAGGATTCGTTGATTTAACCGCTAGTGATCGTGGTACTAGACCACAGCTAGGTTTTACTCTCAAACGAGATAAAATTGCTGACGCAGGTTTAGCACCTGTACAAGTTGCTATGGCTATTCGTACTGCTATTAATGGCACTAAAGTTTCGCAATTTCGTGATGGCTCAGATCGTTATAACGTAGTGGTTAAAGCGCCAGATCGTTATCGCCATGACTGCAGTGCAGTACAATCTATTCCATTAAGAACGCCGATGGGTGGGATTATCGAAATTGGTGAACTAGTTGAACCTGCATATGAAGAGGCACCATCACAAATAGAACGCGAAAATAGAATTCGTCAGGTTACTATTCTTGGTAATCTTGATAATATAGTACTTGGCGATGCTCAAAATATCGTTAGTGATATTGTAAAAAAAGTAATTCCATCCAGTGTAAAATTGAGCTTTGGTGGTCAAGGCGAATTAATGAAAGAAACTTTCATTAGTCTCACTTCGGCTTTACTGCTAGGTGTTTTATTAATTTATTTGGTGCTCTCAGCACAATTTGAAAGTTTTTTGCACCCTATTACTATCATGATGTCATTGCCGCTATCATTAGTTGGTGCGTTAAGTGCAATACTACTTACAGGTCAAAGCATGAACATTATGACCTTTATTGGTTTGATTATGCTTATGGGGTTGGTTACTAAAAATGCCATTCTGTTAGTTGATCGCGCAAACCAAAAACGTAGTGATGGTGCTAGCATCCGTGAAGCTTTAATTGAGGCAGGTGTTACACGATTACGTCCAATATTAATGACAACAGCAGCTATGATTTTTGGGATGTTGCCAGTTGCGATTGGACTGGGCGAAGGTTCAGAACTTCGTTCGCCAATGGGTATTGCTGTCATCGGCGGATTAATTACTTCAACTTTACTTACTCTTTTAGTTGTACCAGTTGTATATTCTGCCCTCGAATCAATTAAGAGAAAACTTTTTAAACGTTCTGAGCTTAAATTTGAGGATATGGCTGCCTAA
- a CDS encoding TetR family transcriptional regulator, whose protein sequence is MIHSLLENKRINERHQQMRESIQAAALVCFSAKGLTGATMAEIARIAGMSPGTIYLHFKNKQELFESLGKPELAQPDVRIRVRRKKILQAALKAFSEKGYAATTMEEIAILAGLSKAAIYMHFESKAELFLGVFKDSSLLSVLERSFDCKRAKKWQEVSSTHDFEKFIIELVNAFLNVHNNPEHIDVLRLILSESMHDSEIADIVVEKMSKGTASELAKRLAKFNLGKVCELLPLAEIVMSTMFAWVLMHQLLARPKNRNKSQPTQQAAKQIAHLLLYGLAGYKEERIISSRASKKRKV, encoded by the coding sequence ATGATTCATTCATTACTTGAAAATAAACGAATCAATGAACGGCATCAGCAAATGCGTGAAAGCATTCAAGCTGCGGCATTGGTATGCTTTTCTGCTAAAGGGCTTACTGGGGCCACAATGGCTGAAATCGCTAGAATAGCAGGAATGTCTCCAGGAACTATTTATTTGCATTTTAAAAACAAACAAGAGTTATTTGAATCACTTGGCAAACCAGAATTAGCACAACCAGACGTACGTATTAGAGTCCGTCGTAAAAAAATTTTACAAGCTGCTTTAAAGGCTTTTAGTGAAAAAGGTTATGCCGCAACAACAATGGAAGAGATTGCTATATTAGCTGGTTTATCAAAAGCGGCAATCTATATGCATTTTGAAAGTAAGGCCGAATTGTTTTTAGGAGTGTTTAAAGATTCATCTTTACTTAGTGTATTAGAGCGTTCCTTTGATTGTAAACGCGCTAAAAAATGGCAAGAAGTATCATCCACACATGATTTTGAAAAATTTATTATTGAGTTAGTTAATGCATTTTTAAATGTTCACAACAATCCAGAGCATATTGATGTTCTGCGATTAATTTTATCAGAAAGTATGCATGATAGTGAAATTGCAGATATTGTAGTTGAAAAAATGAGCAAAGGAACTGCTAGTGAACTTGCAAAACGATTAGCTAAATTTAATTTAGGCAAAGTGTGCGAACTATTGCCATTGGCAGAAATAGTAATGAGTACTATGTTCGCATGGGTTTTAATGCATCAATTGCTTGCTCGGCCCAAAAATAGGAATAAATCACAACCAACCCAACAGGCAGCAAAACAAATAGCTCATTTACTTTTATATGGGCTAGCTGGCTATAAAGAAGAACGTATCATTTCATCACGTGCTTCTAAAAAGAGGAAAGTATGA